From Hippea alviniae EP5-r, the proteins below share one genomic window:
- the rpsQ gene encoding 30S ribosomal protein S17, which translates to MSKLVKEGIVVSDKMDKTIVVEVETLVEHPKFHKYIKRKKKFKVHDERNEAKKGDRVKFIECRPISKDKHFRLLEITEKYVGLGDEQ; encoded by the coding sequence ATGAGTAAGTTAGTTAAGGAAGGTATCGTTGTCAGCGATAAGATGGATAAGACCATTGTCGTTGAAGTCGAGACACTTGTGGAGCATCCCAAGTTCCACAAGTATATAAAGAGAAAAAAGAAGTTTAAGGTTCACGACGAGAGAAACGAAGCTAAGAAGGGTGATAGGGTTAAGTTTATAGAGTGCAGACCTATTTCCAAAGATAAACATTTTAGATTGCTGGAAATCACCGAGAAATATGTAGGTTTGGGAGATGAGCAATGA
- the rplE gene encoding 50S ribosomal protein L5 → MSEEKYVPRLKSLYREEIIPRLMKEFSYKNVMQVPKIEKIVLNVGLAEGMHDIKLLESVLDELATITGQRGVITRARKSIANFKLRKGMPIGCKVTLRGDRAYEFLDRFISFAIPRIRDFRGVPLKGFDGRGNYTLGITEQLIFPEINYDKIVKIHGMSVTIVTTAETDEEAKALLEAFGMPFRKTN, encoded by the coding sequence ATGTCTGAAGAGAAGTATGTTCCAAGACTTAAATCCCTTTACAGGGAAGAGATAATCCCACGCCTTATGAAGGAGTTTTCGTATAAGAATGTAATGCAGGTGCCGAAAATCGAGAAAATCGTGCTTAATGTAGGTCTTGCAGAAGGCATGCATGATATAAAATTGCTTGAGTCTGTGTTGGATGAGCTTGCCACAATTACCGGACAGCGTGGCGTTATAACAAGGGCAAGAAAATCTATAGCGAACTTCAAACTCAGAAAGGGCATGCCTATTGGATGCAAGGTTACCTTACGCGGCGATAGGGCTTATGAGTTTCTCGATAGGTTTATCTCTTTTGCTATTCCAAGAATTAGAGACTTCAGAGGTGTTCCACTAAAGGGATTTGACGGAAGAGGGAATTACACGCTCGGCATCACAGAGCAGCTGATATTCCCAGAAATCAATTACGACAAAATCGTTAAGATTCACGGCATGAGCGTTACGATTGTTACGACTGCTGAGACAGACGAAGAAGCAAAGGCACTGCTTGAAGCCTTTGGAATGCCGTTTAGAAAAACAAACTAA
- the rplR gene encoding 50S ribosomal protein L18 translates to MATVDRKKERLRRKLRIKYKIRGTAERPRLCVYKSLKHIYAQIIDDESGRTLVSASTLDIDLRDKVKGCNVASAKVVGEAIAKKALEKGIEKVVFDRNGYIYHGKVKALADSAREAGLKF, encoded by the coding sequence ATGGCGACTGTAGATAGAAAAAAGGAAAGACTAAGAAGAAAATTAAGAATCAAATACAAAATAAGAGGGACAGCCGAGAGGCCAAGATTGTGCGTCTATAAGAGTTTAAAACACATTTATGCTCAGATTATAGACGATGAGAGTGGAAGAACGCTTGTTTCTGCATCAACACTCGATATAGATTTAAGAGATAAGGTAAAGGGTTGCAATGTAGCTTCTGCTAAGGTTGTTGGCGAAGCTATAGCCAAAAAAGCTTTAGAAAAGGGAATAGAAAAGGTTGTATTTGATAGGAATGGATACATCTATCACGGTAAAGTTAAGGCGCTTGCCGATAGTGCAAGAGAAGCAGGACTTAAATTTTAG
- the rpsH gene encoding 30S ribosomal protein S8, whose translation MSKKVADCLSKIKNGLKAKHDYVDVHSNNLVENVIKILKEEGYIADYKKLDNVGNRNMVRVFLKYADENKRKPVIMMMKMVSKPSRRVYISADEIKPVMNGLGIGIISTSKGVMTTQQAKKLGIGGEYICEVF comes from the coding sequence ATGAGTAAGAAGGTAGCAGATTGCTTGTCTAAGATAAAGAATGGACTAAAAGCAAAACACGATTATGTTGATGTTCACAGCAACAATCTTGTTGAGAATGTTATCAAGATTTTAAAAGAAGAAGGCTATATAGCCGATTATAAAAAGCTCGATAATGTCGGCAATAGAAATATGGTTAGGGTGTTTTTGAAGTATGCCGACGAGAATAAGAGAAAGCCTGTTATTATGATGATGAAGATGGTTAGTAAGCCATCAAGAAGGGTTTATATCTCTGCTGATGAGATAAAGCCCGTTATGAATGGGCTTGGAATCGGCATTATCTCCACTTCAAAGGGTGTTATGACGACCCAGCAGGCTAAGAAGCTGGGTATAGGTGGAGAATACATCTGCGAGGTATTTTAA
- the rpsE gene encoding 30S ribosomal protein S5, translating into MVQMEKEFEEQVISIKRVTKVVKGGRRFRFSALVAVGDKNGRVGLGLGKSHEVPEAIKKAIEKAKKNMIRVPITEDGTIPHQMEVKEGAGRILIKPARPGTGIIAGNTARAILEVCGIRNIVTKSIGSNNVHNLSHALLKALSMLRSKEEIMKMRGLK; encoded by the coding sequence ATGGTGCAGATGGAAAAAGAATTTGAAGAACAGGTTATATCCATAAAAAGGGTTACAAAGGTTGTAAAAGGCGGTAGAAGGTTTAGATTCTCAGCTTTGGTTGCTGTTGGAGACAAAAATGGTAGAGTTGGGCTTGGCTTAGGTAAGTCCCATGAAGTTCCAGAAGCTATAAAAAAAGCTATAGAGAAAGCCAAAAAGAATATGATTAGGGTACCTATAACAGAAGACGGTACTATTCCACATCAGATGGAAGTTAAAGAAGGTGCAGGAAGAATATTGATAAAACCTGCAAGACCTGGTACGGGAATAATAGCTGGCAATACCGCACGAGCTATACTTGAAGTCTGTGGTATTAGGAACATTGTTACAAAATCCATAGGTTCTAACAATGTTCACAATCTCTCTCATGCGCTACTTAAGGCTTTGAGTATGTTGAGAAGCAAAGAAGAGATAATGAAAATGAGAGGACTCAAGTGA
- the tuf gene encoding elongation factor Tu, producing the protein MAKEKYVRSKPHVNIGTIGHIDHGKTTLTAAITKVLAEKGKAEFKDYNDIDNAPEEKERGITINTAHVEYETDKRHYAHVDCPGHADYIKNMITGAAQMDGAILVVSAADGPMPQTREHILLARQVNVPYIVVFLNKIDMVDDEELVDLVEMEVRELLSKYGYPGDDVPVIRGSALKALETPPGQSNEWTKAIEELMDAVDEYIPTPQREADKPFLMPIEDIFSISGRGTVVTGRVERGVLKPGEEVEIVGFRETRKTVATSLEMFRKILDEAMAGDNVGVLLRGIKKEDVERGMVLAKPGSITPHKKFKAQVYVLTKDEGGRHTPFFDGYRPQFYIRTTDVTGTVHLPEGVEMVMPGDNVELTVELIAPVALEKETRFAIREGGRTVGAGVITEILE; encoded by the coding sequence ATGGCAAAGGAAAAATATGTCCGCTCAAAACCACATGTTAACATCGGAACAATCGGCCACATCGACCATGGTAAAACAACTCTAACAGCAGCTATCACAAAGGTTTTGGCAGAGAAGGGTAAAGCAGAGTTCAAGGATTACAACGACATCGACAATGCACCAGAAGAGAAAGAGAGAGGAATCACAATCAACACTGCTCATGTTGAGTATGAGACAGACAAAAGACACTATGCTCATGTTGACTGTCCAGGGCATGCTGACTACATCAAGAACATGATTACTGGTGCTGCTCAGATGGACGGTGCTATTCTTGTTGTCTCTGCAGCAGATGGTCCAATGCCACAGACAAGAGAGCACATACTTCTTGCAAGACAGGTTAATGTTCCATACATCGTTGTATTCCTAAACAAGATTGATATGGTTGATGATGAAGAGCTTGTTGACCTTGTTGAGATGGAAGTAAGAGAGCTTCTCTCAAAGTATGGCTACCCTGGTGATGATGTTCCAGTAATCAGAGGTTCAGCTCTAAAAGCTCTTGAGACACCACCAGGCCAGTCCAACGAGTGGACAAAGGCAATAGAAGAGTTAATGGATGCAGTTGATGAATACATACCAACTCCACAGAGAGAAGCAGACAAACCATTCTTGATGCCAATTGAAGATATCTTCTCCATCTCAGGAAGAGGAACAGTCGTAACAGGAAGAGTGGAAAGAGGCGTTCTCAAGCCAGGTGAAGAAGTAGAAATCGTAGGCTTCAGAGAGACAAGAAAGACTGTTGCAACATCCCTTGAGATGTTCAGAAAGATACTTGACGAAGCAATGGCTGGAGACAATGTTGGAGTTCTCCTAAGAGGTATCAAGAAAGAAGATGTTGAAAGAGGAATGGTTCTTGCAAAACCAGGTTCCATCACACCACACAAGAAGTTCAAGGCTCAGGTCTATGTTCTGACCAAAGACGAAGGTGGAAGACACACACCATTCTTCGATGGTTATAGACCACAGTTCTACATCAGAACCACAGATGTTACTGGAACCGTTCATCTGCCAGAAGGCGTTGAGATGGTTATGCCAGGAGACAATGTTGAATTAACTGTTGAACTCATTGCACCTGTTGCTTTAGAGAAAGAGACACGCTTCGCTATCAGGGAAGGTGGTAGAACAGTTGGTGCTGGTGTTATAACGGAGATATTGGAGTAA
- the rpmD gene encoding 50S ribosomal protein L30, producing the protein MADLKITLKRSLIGQKPSIRKTAIALGLKRPNKYVIRKDSPYIRGMIKKISFMVEVEEL; encoded by the coding sequence ATGGCTGACCTTAAAATTACCTTAAAAAGAAGTCTGATAGGACAGAAGCCGTCCATAAGGAAAACGGCAATAGCGTTAGGCTTAAAAAGGCCTAATAAGTATGTTATAAGAAAAGACTCGCCATACATCAGAGGTATGATAAAAAAAATCTCCTTTATGGTTGAAGTAGAAGAACTTTAA
- the rplV gene encoding 50S ribosomal protein L22, producing MEARAFLRSAKISPIKVREVIGLIKGKSVDEALVLLKYSKRKAAFILKKLLESAVANALEQGMDIDGFRVINVTADDGIRMKRYRARAMGRAGRIIKRTSNITVIIGK from the coding sequence ATGGAAGCAAGAGCATTTTTAAGGAGCGCAAAGATATCTCCTATAAAGGTTAGAGAAGTTATAGGATTGATTAAAGGAAAAAGTGTTGATGAAGCATTAGTTCTGCTCAAATACTCCAAAAGGAAGGCTGCTTTTATCTTGAAAAAGCTGCTTGAATCGGCTGTTGCCAATGCTTTGGAGCAGGGTATGGATATAGATGGTTTTAGGGTTATAAATGTAACGGCTGATGACGGCATCAGGATGAAGAGATATAGAGCAAGGGCTATGGGTAGGGCTGGAAGAATCATTAAACGCACAAGTAATATTACCGTGATTATCGGCAAATAG
- a CDS encoding type Z 30S ribosomal protein S14, which translates to MARKALIEKSKRPPKFKVRQRNRCQLCGRPRGYMRKFGICRVCFRMLAGKGEIPGVKKASW; encoded by the coding sequence ATGGCAAGGAAAGCTTTGATAGAGAAGTCAAAGAGACCGCCTAAGTTTAAGGTTAGACAGAGAAACAGATGCCAGTTGTGTGGCAGACCAAGGGGATACATGAGAAAATTTGGTATCTGCAGGGTCTGTTTCAGGATGCTTGCAGGTAAAGGTGAAATTCCAGGCGTAAAAAAGGCAAGTTGGTAG
- the rplP gene encoding 50S ribosomal protein L16, producing the protein MLMPKRTKYRKYQRNRNGVRGTAKRGTKLAFGDFGLKAVGRGEVTNRQIEAARIAINRVLKHQGKIWIRIFPDFPLTKKPAETRMGKGKGSIEKWVAIVKPGRILYEIGGVSEELAVKAFKLAAQKFNIEMKIVKRSEWQ; encoded by the coding sequence ATGTTAATGCCAAAAAGAACCAAGTATAGAAAATATCAGAGAAACAGAAACGGCGTAAGGGGAACAGCCAAAAGAGGAACCAAACTCGCATTTGGCGATTTTGGTCTCAAAGCCGTTGGTAGAGGTGAAGTTACCAACAGGCAGATTGAAGCTGCAAGAATTGCCATAAACAGGGTTTTGAAGCATCAGGGTAAGATTTGGATTAGGATTTTCCCTGATTTTCCTTTGACCAAAAAACCTGCCGAAACGAGAATGGGTAAGGGTAAAGGCTCCATAGAGAAGTGGGTTGCTATTGTTAAACCAGGAAGAATTCTCTATGAGATTGGTGGTGTATCCGAAGAGCTTGCCGTTAAGGCTTTTAAGCTTGCAGCGCAGAAGTTTAACATAGAAATGAAAATCGTCAAACGGAGTGAGTGGCAATGA
- the rpsJ gene encoding 30S ribosomal protein S10, with product MGQKIRLKLKSFESDLLDSSVKDIIETVKKTGARVKGPIPLPTKISRYTVLRSPHVNKKSREQFEIRTHKRLLDIVDASQQTVDALMKIDLPAGVDIEVKLQ from the coding sequence ATGGGGCAGAAGATAAGACTCAAGCTTAAATCGTTCGAGAGCGACCTCCTTGATAGCTCGGTTAAGGATATAATAGAGACTGTTAAGAAGACTGGTGCAAGGGTAAAAGGGCCTATACCTTTACCCACCAAGATTTCAAGATACACTGTTTTAAGGTCTCCGCATGTAAACAAGAAGTCGAGAGAGCAGTTTGAAATCAGGACACACAAAAGGCTGCTGGATATTGTTGATGCAAGCCAGCAGACTGTTGATGCATTAATGAAGATAGATTTACCGGCAGGAGTTGATATAGAAGTTAAACTGCAGTAG
- the rplX gene encoding 50S ribosomal protein L24 produces MNRIRTKLKKNDKVRVIAGKDKGKEGTIISFVPKKNRVIVEGVNIIKKHVKASATTKGGIIEKEAPIHISNVMLVCPHCNKPTRIGIKFLESGEKVRYCKKCGETI; encoded by the coding sequence ATGAACAGGATAAGAACGAAATTAAAGAAGAATGATAAAGTTAGGGTGATTGCTGGCAAGGATAAGGGTAAGGAAGGGACAATCATATCCTTTGTCCCTAAGAAAAACCGTGTAATTGTTGAAGGTGTCAATATTATAAAGAAGCATGTTAAGGCATCTGCTACAACCAAGGGCGGCATTATAGAGAAGGAAGCGCCCATTCATATTTCAAATGTCATGCTTGTTTGTCCGCATTGCAACAAACCTACTCGCATAGGTATTAAGTTTTTGGAGAGTGGCGAGAAGGTTAGGTATTGTAAAAAATGCGGTGAGACAATCTAA
- the rplB gene encoding 50S ribosomal protein L2: protein MGIKVYKPVTNGLRFASVSDFSEITKKKPEKSLIKVLKYHAGRDNSGHISVRGRGGRVKRFYRIIDFKRDKRGIPAVVKAIEYDPNRSARIALLAYRDGEKRYIIAPVGLKVGDVVEAGENAEIRVGNALPIKNIPVGTIIHNIELKPKGGAQLARSAGAMAQIMAKEGKYAHIRLPSGEMRLIHVECYATIGQVGNTDHNNINWGKAGRMRHRGFRPQVRGVAMNPIDHPHGGGEGKTGTGGTPVTPWGVPTKGYKTRRNKRTDKFIVTRRKK, encoded by the coding sequence ATGGGTATCAAGGTTTACAAGCCAGTAACAAACGGTTTGAGATTTGCAAGTGTTTCTGACTTTAGTGAGATAACGAAGAAAAAACCCGAAAAGTCTCTTATAAAGGTTTTGAAATACCATGCAGGTAGGGATAACTCAGGACACATCAGCGTAAGAGGCAGAGGCGGAAGAGTAAAAAGATTTTACAGAATCATAGATTTTAAAAGGGATAAAAGGGGAATACCAGCTGTTGTAAAAGCAATAGAGTATGACCCAAACAGGAGCGCAAGGATAGCCCTTTTGGCTTATAGGGATGGAGAGAAAAGGTATATCATAGCACCTGTTGGATTGAAGGTTGGTGATGTTGTTGAAGCAGGTGAGAATGCTGAGATAAGGGTTGGCAATGCCCTGCCTATTAAAAATATACCTGTCGGAACAATTATTCACAATATAGAGTTAAAACCAAAGGGTGGTGCTCAGCTTGCAAGAAGTGCCGGTGCTATGGCTCAGATTATGGCAAAGGAAGGCAAATATGCCCACATAAGATTGCCAAGCGGTGAAATGAGACTGATTCATGTTGAGTGTTATGCAACAATTGGTCAGGTTGGCAACACTGATCATAACAACATCAACTGGGGTAAAGCCGGTAGGATGAGACACAGAGGCTTCAGGCCACAGGTTAGAGGTGTTGCCATGAACCCAATTGACCACCCACACGGTGGTGGTGAAGGTAAGACAGGAACGGGCGGCACACCTGTTACGCCATGGGGTGTTCCAACCAAAGGTTATAAGACCAGAAGGAACAAGAGAACGGATAAATTTATCGTAACCAGAAGAAAGAAATAG
- the rplD gene encoding 50S ribosomal protein L4 yields the protein MKVKVLNRENQVVGDIEINVESKDVKDKGVLFNRVVRAMLMNARQGTVSTKSRGEVSGGGKKPWRQKGTGRARAGSIRSPLWVGGGVVFGPKPRDYELKMNKKEKRAAFREALAQRIQNEQVIVLDELNFEKPKTKEAYELVKKLNLRKALFVLEKGMENAYLSLRNIEGIEVRNIDALNTYDVLRFQSIVMPKSVVEKLNRRIANG from the coding sequence ATGAAAGTAAAGGTTTTAAACAGGGAAAATCAGGTTGTCGGCGATATTGAAATCAATGTTGAGTCTAAGGATGTAAAGGATAAAGGTGTCCTGTTTAATAGGGTTGTTAGGGCTATGTTGATGAATGCAAGACAGGGCACTGTGAGCACAAAAAGCAGAGGCGAAGTATCCGGTGGCGGTAAAAAGCCGTGGAGACAAAAAGGTACAGGCAGGGCAAGAGCAGGTTCAATTAGGTCACCACTTTGGGTTGGTGGTGGAGTCGTTTTTGGTCCAAAGCCAAGAGACTATGAGTTGAAGATGAATAAAAAGGAGAAAAGAGCGGCATTTAGGGAAGCTTTAGCTCAAAGAATTCAGAACGAGCAGGTTATTGTTTTAGATGAGCTTAATTTTGAAAAACCAAAGACAAAGGAAGCCTATGAGCTTGTTAAAAAGTTGAATCTAAGAAAGGCTCTGTTTGTGCTTGAAAAGGGTATGGAAAATGCTTATCTCTCTTTACGCAACATAGAAGGGATAGAAGTTAGAAATATAGATGCATTGAACACTTACGATGTTTTGCGTTTTCAGAGTATCGTTATGCCCAAATCGGTGGTTGAAAAATTGAACAGGAGAATCGCCAATGGATAA
- the rpmC gene encoding 50S ribosomal protein L29, whose product MKASELRQKSLKELIEEERKLREEIFKLNMRKGLEQMENPHKIRNLRKDLARVLTVKNEKLKKGEQV is encoded by the coding sequence ATGAAAGCGTCTGAATTGAGACAGAAGAGTTTAAAAGAGTTGATTGAAGAAGAGAGAAAACTTAGAGAAGAGATATTCAAGCTCAATATGAGAAAAGGGCTTGAACAGATGGAGAATCCGCATAAAATTAGAAACCTGCGTAAGGACTTGGCACGGGTTCTTACCGTTAAAAACGAGAAACTCAAGAAGGGTGAGCAGGTATGA
- the rplF gene encoding 50S ribosomal protein L6 yields MSRIGKTPIPIPNGVEITIKQDEVVAKGPKGQLTQHFNPEYVSVEKDDKFIYVKKVSNAKNADAMHGLYRSLINNAVVGVSNGFTKVLQIEGVGYKASVSGKKLVLSVGYSHDVNYEIPDGIKIEVDKKGVEITVSGIDKQLVGLVASQIRAVRPPEPYKGKGIRYKDERIIRKMGKAASK; encoded by the coding sequence ATGTCAAGGATAGGAAAAACACCTATCCCTATACCTAACGGGGTAGAGATTACAATAAAGCAGGACGAAGTTGTGGCTAAAGGCCCAAAGGGTCAATTGACTCAGCACTTCAATCCTGAGTATGTAAGTGTAGAAAAAGACGATAAATTTATATATGTTAAGAAGGTAAGTAATGCAAAGAATGCCGATGCTATGCACGGTCTTTATAGAAGTCTTATAAATAATGCTGTTGTTGGTGTGTCTAACGGATTTACAAAGGTTTTGCAGATAGAAGGCGTTGGATATAAAGCTTCTGTCTCTGGTAAGAAACTTGTGTTGAGTGTTGGTTATTCTCACGATGTTAACTATGAGATTCCTGATGGAATCAAGATAGAAGTTGACAAAAAGGGTGTTGAGATAACCGTATCGGGTATAGATAAACAGCTGGTTGGTCTTGTTGCAAGTCAAATTAGGGCTGTAAGACCGCCAGAGCCTTACAAGGGTAAAGGAATCAGATATAAAGATGAGCGTATTATTAGAAAAATGGGCAAGGCTGCAAGCAAGTAG
- the rplN gene encoding 50S ribosomal protein L14 → MIQPYSMLKVADNSGAKKIMCIKVLGGTRKRYARVGDIIVASVKEADPNGRVKKGDVVKAVVVRTKKEFRRPDGTYIKFDENAAVLINNQKEPIGTRIFGPVVRELRAKEFMKIISLAPEVL, encoded by the coding sequence ATGATACAGCCATACAGTATGCTTAAGGTTGCTGATAACTCTGGCGCAAAGAAGATAATGTGCATAAAGGTGCTTGGCGGCACCAGAAAAAGATACGCCAGAGTTGGTGATATAATTGTTGCTTCTGTTAAAGAAGCAGACCCAAACGGAAGGGTCAAAAAGGGTGATGTTGTAAAGGCAGTTGTTGTTAGGACGAAGAAAGAGTTTAGGCGTCCTGACGGCACATATATTAAATTTGATGAGAATGCTGCTGTGCTTATCAACAACCAGAAGGAGCCTATAGGCACAAGAATCTTTGGCCCTGTTGTTAGAGAGTTAAGAGCTAAAGAGTTTATGAAAATTATTTCTCTTGCTCCAGAGGTGCTATAA
- the rpsS gene encoding 30S ribosomal protein S19 has protein sequence MPRSLKKGPFVDEKLLKKVEKMRASGKKTMIKTWSRRSTIVPEFVGFTFAVHNGKKFIPVYVTENMVGYKLGEFAPTRTFKGHKGVVQKKIGK, from the coding sequence ATGCCGAGAAGTCTAAAAAAAGGTCCATTTGTTGATGAGAAGCTCTTAAAGAAGGTTGAGAAGATGAGAGCTTCTGGTAAGAAGACTATGATAAAGACATGGTCAAGAAGAAGCACGATTGTTCCTGAGTTTGTTGGATTTACATTCGCTGTCCATAACGGCAAGAAATTTATACCTGTTTATGTTACCGAGAATATGGTTGGATATAAGTTGGGTGAGTTTGCACCAACAAGGACATTCAAAGGACACAAAGGCGTAGTTCAAAAGAAAATAGGTAAGTAA
- the rplW gene encoding 50S ribosomal protein L23, translating into MDKWSILKERVISEKAFIAQEDGKYVFVVDKNANKPEIKKAIEELFGVEVEKVNIINVKGKRKVFRGIKGKRPSYKKAIVTLKEGQTLKEL; encoded by the coding sequence ATGGATAAGTGGAGTATTTTAAAGGAAAGAGTGATTTCAGAGAAGGCTTTTATAGCCCAGGAAGATGGCAAGTATGTGTTTGTTGTTGATAAAAACGCAAACAAACCAGAGATAAAGAAGGCTATTGAAGAGCTGTTTGGTGTTGAAGTTGAGAAGGTAAACATCATAAATGTGAAGGGAAAAAGAAAGGTATTCAGAGGGATAAAGGGTAAAAGGCCTTCATATAAGAAGGCTATTGTTACACTCAAAGAAGGTCAGACATTGAAGGAACTTTAA
- the rplC gene encoding 50S ribosomal protein L3, with protein MLGLIAKKLGMTQLYVDGKAVPVTVLEAQDGVITQIKTKEKDGYNAIVVGFIDTKETRLNKPMLGVFKKVGVPPKKMLKEFRVENPTEYEVKAQIKVDIFQKGDIVDVIGKTKGRGFTGVMKRHNFAGGPDSHGSMFNRRPGSIGNCEFPGRVVKGKKMPGHYGDERVTIKNLEVMYVDPEKNLIAVKGAVPGSKGSYVNIIKKGN; from the coding sequence ATGTTGGGTTTAATTGCTAAAAAATTGGGGATGACGCAGCTTTATGTTGATGGTAAAGCTGTTCCCGTTACGGTTCTTGAAGCTCAAGACGGCGTTATAACCCAGATAAAGACGAAGGAGAAGGATGGTTATAACGCTATTGTCGTTGGTTTTATAGACACAAAAGAGACAAGGCTGAACAAACCTATGTTGGGTGTGTTTAAGAAGGTTGGTGTTCCACCCAAGAAGATGCTTAAAGAGTTTAGGGTTGAGAATCCAACCGAGTATGAAGTGAAAGCCCAGATTAAGGTTGATATCTTCCAGAAGGGCGATATTGTTGATGTTATCGGCAAGACAAAAGGTAGGGGATTTACCGGCGTAATGAAGAGACACAACTTTGCCGGTGGACCAGATAGCCACGGTTCAATGTTCAACAGAAGGCCTGGTTCCATAGGTAACTGTGAATTTCCAGGTAGGGTTGTTAAAGGTAAGAAGATGCCGGGTCATTATGGAGATGAAAGGGTGACAATCAAGAACCTTGAAGTTATGTATGTTGACCCTGAGAAGAATCTGATAGCAGTTAAAGGCGCAGTTCCTGGTTCTAAGGGCAGCTATGTCAATATTATAAAGAAGGGGAACTAA
- the rpsC gene encoding 30S ribosomal protein S3 has product MGQKVNPIGLRLGITKTWTSRWYAERDFKDKFLEDQKIKRAIKKKVYYAGISKIEIERKRNKMTVNIYAAMPGIIIGRKGAEVEKLKEFVKGMTDAQVTINVKDVPAPEKDAQLIAENIALQIEKRMPYRRVMKRAAYLALKKGAKGIKIQVAGKLGGAEMARTEWIKEGRIPLSTLRADIDYGFAEALTQAGVIGIKVWVFNGMVSP; this is encoded by the coding sequence TTGGGTCAAAAAGTAAACCCTATTGGTTTAAGGCTTGGTATAACAAAGACTTGGACTTCAAGATGGTATGCTGAAAGGGATTTTAAAGATAAATTTTTGGAAGACCAGAAGATTAAAAGGGCAATAAAGAAGAAGGTATATTACGCTGGCATCTCAAAGATTGAGATAGAGAGAAAAAGAAACAAGATGACGGTTAACATATATGCAGCTATGCCAGGCATCATTATCGGAAGAAAAGGTGCTGAAGTTGAGAAGCTTAAAGAGTTTGTCAAAGGCATGACCGACGCTCAGGTTACGATAAATGTTAAGGATGTGCCTGCTCCAGAGAAGGATGCTCAGCTTATAGCTGAGAATATAGCCCTTCAGATAGAAAAAAGAATGCCTTACAGAAGGGTGATGAAGAGAGCTGCGTATTTGGCGTTGAAAAAGGGTGCCAAAGGAATAAAGATACAGGTTGCAGGAAAGCTCGGTGGAGCTGAAATGGCAAGAACAGAGTGGATAAAGGAAGGTAGAATTCCTTTGAGCACCTTAAGAGCCGACATCGACTATGGGTTTGCGGAAGCTTTAACTCAGGCTGGCGTTATAGGAATAAAGGTCTGGGTATTTAACGGAATGGTATCACCATAA